The Siniperca chuatsi isolate FFG_IHB_CAS linkage group LG7, ASM2008510v1, whole genome shotgun sequence genome includes a window with the following:
- the LOC122878942 gene encoding uncharacterized protein LOC122878942, with product MIQVRPSEARSQCRASMEFVKPGSGQQSLPEFDHSGCFLSERVGDLLWAEHVICNPYASETKGKAGWGEGEWQSGREESWRSHTTSPPAGSHLLIHSLGKQVIPNPLLLCQDQAGAEEGDEGCNSMLTIQEEKLSAGSDDAKQHPDSRPGCRVRTVWRRWLSPWLKRKYASKMFTNQSLTNSKETTKKPLSGFWRWLTLRHLLLQAGSGHPHLVTSDHLHTCQSAVESLQPRFMSSPLMLRNRCFLDDGELVMPSHKDRVVGRPFLETRLSPLELPATDSSQREGENDERDEDRASGSCHMLRAFHCHTGPELRLHFGEESDSDLEELLVEDEDDGGGEGTDTD from the coding sequence ATGATCCAGGTGAGGCCCTCCGAGGCTCGGAGTCAGTGTAGAGCATCTATGGAGTTTGTAAAACCAGGGAGTGGACAGCAGTCTCTCCCTGAATTCGATCATTCAGGCTGCTTCCTGTCTGAGAGAGTGGGTGACCTGCTTTGGGCCGAGCATGTGATCTGCAACCCCTACGCCTCTGAAACTAAAGGGAAAGCAGgctggggagagggagagtggcAAAGTGGGCGTGAGGAGAGCTGGAGGAGTCATACCACCTCTCCTCCTGCTGGTTCCCATCTCCTTATCCATTCTCTTGGCAAACAAGTCATCCCAAAccctctgctgctctgccaGGATCAGGCTGGGGCGGAGGAGGGGGACGAGGGCTGCAACAGCATGCTTACCATCCAGGAGGAAAAACTTTCTGCAGGAAGCGATGACGCCAAGCAGCACCCTGACTCTCGACCAGGCTGCCGAGTCAGAACAGTCTGGAGAAGGTGGCTCTCTCCTTGGCTGAAGAGGAAATACGCCTCTAAAATGTTTACAAACCAATCCCTGACAAACTCCAAAGAAACAACCAAGAAACCTCTCAGTGGTTTCTGGAGGTGGTTGACTCTCAGACATCTGCTGCTCCAGGCTGGATCAGGACATCCTCACCTTGTAACGAGTGACCACCTGCACACGTGTCAGTCTGCTGTTGAGTCTCTGCAGCCTCGCTTCATGTCCAGCCCCTTGATGCTCAGGAACAGATGCTTCCTGGATGATGGCGAGCTTGTTATGCCGTCACACAAGGACAGAGTGGTCGGGAGACCTTTCTTGGAGACCAGACTAAGCCCACTTGAACTTCCTGCCACTGATTCAAGTCAGAGAGAAGGTGAGAATGACGAGAGAGATGAAGACAGGGCATCGGGCTCCTGTCACATGTTGAGGGCTTTTCATTGTCACACCGGTCCTGAACTGAGACTCCACTTTGGGGAGGAATCAGACTCCGAcctggaggagctgctggttgaggatgaggatgatggTGGTGGCGAGGGGACTGACACAGACTGA